One segment of Sinorhizobium sp. BG8 DNA contains the following:
- a CDS encoding 2-dehydro-3-deoxy-phosphogluconate aldolase, with protein sequence MREKNEKLLSVLKLQPVVPVLIIEDAKTAVPLARALVAGGLKAIEITLRTPAALDAIRAVADEVEGAVPGAGTILNAAQFEQAVTAGSQFIVSPGSTPSLLDAAEDFEVPLLPGAATASEVMALRDEGYEVLKFFPAEQAGGASYLKSLASPLAGTLFCPTGGISLSNAKDYLSLPNIVCVGGSWVAPKELIVKGDWAGITKLAAEAFALKG encoded by the coding sequence ATGCGCGAGAAAAACGAAAAGCTCCTCTCCGTCCTCAAGCTGCAGCCCGTCGTACCGGTCCTCATCATCGAGGATGCCAAAACTGCGGTTCCGCTTGCGCGCGCGCTGGTGGCGGGCGGGCTCAAGGCGATCGAGATCACGCTGCGCACGCCGGCCGCACTCGACGCGATCCGCGCCGTTGCCGACGAGGTCGAGGGTGCCGTTCCGGGTGCGGGAACGATCCTCAACGCCGCCCAGTTCGAGCAGGCGGTCACCGCAGGTTCGCAGTTCATCGTCAGCCCCGGATCCACACCGTCGCTTCTCGATGCGGCGGAGGATTTCGAGGTTCCGCTGCTTCCCGGCGCGGCGACTGCAAGCGAGGTGATGGCACTGCGCGACGAGGGCTATGAGGTTCTCAAGTTCTTCCCGGCCGAGCAGGCGGGCGGCGCATCCTACCTCAAGTCTCTGGCATCGCCGCTTGCCGGCACGCTCTTCTGCCCGACCGGAGGCATCTCGCTTTCGAATGCGAAGGACTATCTTTCGCTGCCGAACATCGTCTGCGTCGGCGGTTCGTGGGTCGCTCCGAAGGAGCTCATCGTCAAGGGTGACTGGGCGGGAATCACCAAGCTTGCCGCCGAAGCATTCGCACTGAAGGGCTGA